A stretch of Myroides oncorhynchi DNA encodes these proteins:
- a CDS encoding zinc ribbon domain-containing protein has product MTKKKELTVEEKLRALYDLQLIDSRIDEIRNMRGELPLEVEDLQDEVAGLNKRLEKSNIDLSNIETSIKDKKAAIEEFKAAIVKYTEQQNEVKNNREFNSLEKEIEFQKLEIELAEKHIKEMKVSIEFKKTSISETDTKLNARKEHLGHKEAELNSIMSETEREEKILLEKSEEFKQDIEDRLLVAYTRIRNGVRNGLAVVSIERGASGGSYFTIPPQTQVEIAARKKIITDEHSGRILVDSALAEEEREKIEAIIAKL; this is encoded by the coding sequence ATGACAAAGAAAAAAGAATTAACAGTAGAAGAGAAGTTAAGAGCACTATATGACCTGCAATTGATTGACTCAAGAATTGACGAAATCAGAAATATGAGAGGAGAACTGCCTCTTGAAGTTGAAGATCTACAAGATGAGGTTGCTGGACTAAACAAGCGTTTAGAGAAATCAAACATAGACTTAAGTAATATTGAAACGAGCATCAAGGATAAAAAAGCTGCTATTGAGGAGTTTAAAGCTGCTATCGTAAAATATACTGAGCAACAAAATGAGGTAAAAAACAATAGAGAGTTTAACTCATTAGAAAAAGAGATAGAATTCCAAAAGTTAGAAATTGAACTTGCTGAGAAACACATTAAAGAAATGAAAGTTAGCATCGAGTTCAAAAAGACTTCTATCTCAGAAACGGACACAAAATTAAATGCTAGAAAAGAGCATTTAGGACATAAAGAAGCTGAATTAAATAGCATTATGTCTGAAACAGAACGTGAAGAGAAGATATTGTTAGAAAAATCAGAAGAATTCAAACAAGATATCGAAGATCGCTTATTAGTAGCTTATACTAGAATTAGAAATGGAGTACGTAATGGTTTAGCAGTAGTGTCTATTGAGCGTGGAGCATCAGGAGGATCATACTTCACTATTCCACCACAAACTCAAGTAGAGATAGCTGCTCGTAAGAAGATAATTACGGATGAGCACAGTGGACGTATTTTAGTTGATAGTGCATTAGCTGAAGAAGAAAGAGAAAAAATTGAAGCTATTATAGCAAAATTGTAA
- a CDS encoding alpha/beta hydrolase family protein, whose protein sequence is MIKSIGFLVNLISLFSLQSARSIAYKLFSTPRTGKLKANKPPVFLAQSNRSSFVFNGLTIQCYLWNNENSTLPIVMLFHGWESNASRWEQMITYFGIEFRYICIDSMGLGLSGGSNLSVIDYSRLMDVCLTKYQPDYVVSHSLGAFALLHQLSVGQYPFIKKAILMGCLDKFQGVIDNYNNLLGYRESLKNNLLVYLESLINMKMDQYASRYFIKEIATDVLIIHDKNDEAVVLDECTVFHQEARDRGIEVFYTQGFGHSVQDPIVFDKILTYFKK, encoded by the coding sequence ATGATAAAGAGTATAGGTTTTTTAGTTAATTTGATTTCTTTGTTTTCGCTTCAAAGTGCTAGATCGATTGCTTATAAATTATTCTCTACACCTCGTACAGGTAAACTTAAAGCCAATAAGCCACCTGTTTTTTTAGCACAATCTAACCGGTCTAGTTTTGTTTTTAATGGTTTGACTATACAATGTTATCTATGGAATAATGAGAATAGCACTTTACCTATTGTTATGTTGTTTCACGGTTGGGAGAGTAATGCGAGTCGATGGGAACAGATGATTACTTATTTTGGTATTGAGTTTCGATATATTTGTATTGATTCTATGGGATTGGGACTAAGTGGAGGAAGCAACCTTAGTGTGATTGATTATTCACGACTTATGGATGTCTGTTTAACCAAGTATCAACCTGACTACGTTGTATCACATTCTTTAGGAGCATTTGCACTGCTACACCAATTGAGTGTAGGTCAATATCCTTTTATTAAGAAAGCTATTTTGATGGGGTGCTTAGATAAGTTTCAAGGTGTTATAGATAATTATAATAATTTACTTGGATATAGAGAGTCGTTGAAGAATAACTTGTTGGTCTATCTAGAGTCTTTGATAAATATGAAGATGGATCAGTATGCAAGCCGTTATTTTATTAAAGAGATAGCTACAGATGTTCTAATAATACATGATAAAAATGATGAGGCAGTTGTGCTAGACGAATGTACGGTATTTCATCAGGAGGCTAGAGATAGGGGGATAGAGGTGTTTTATACACAGGGATTTGGACATTCTGTGCAAGATCCTATTGTGTTCGATAAAATCTTAACGTATTTTAAAAAGTAG
- a CDS encoding TonB-dependent receptor, which translates to MKHYLLLIFAIFNIGQFTSFAQDKPVIISGVVEDANGKPIDYATVSLLDTHHSELTDNKGRYIIKAKKHGKYKLVVQHVSYESKEYAFEINAEESITHNFKLETNNSFLDNVVLQVKKPIEKVRESAYNVVAIDAKPLYNTSLDVAGALDRVSGVKVRKDGGEGSDYNFSMNGFSGKHIRFFIDGVPMEGFGSEFKINNLPITMVDRIEVYKGVVPVEFGSDALGGVVNIITNKSKETKIDASFTTGSFHTYKSHLNVSKAFNNGIVVQLNAFQNYSDNDYKVLVPVVDLQSGVYSKEKQWVRRFNDRFQTATVVAKVGVVDKSYADRLMLGFTYGEGKRGVQTGTIMEKVFGDKKRRSVTLMPSLEYSKKNLFIDGLDVSITSNYNGGYNQNIDTSSYKYNWAGERIKTLKQGESGGGPSMTKFYDHNGSTTFNVNYKLNDKHSFSFNDVMYYFNRKTKDPLAVKETQSEKNSEIKRSSFKNIVALSYRYNILDNLNVSLFGKHYSIKHTYQSESTKVDKTGYGIAATYLWKDLQFKASYENTFRLPTDSELFGDGDLVWGNTGLKPEQGKNYNLNISYSGVINKIHAVFVDVGFVYRDTKDYIRSNPYGSGSRATSVNIGGVESYGINVEARYTYNDFIYAGGSLTSQNIRSKQKYTIGDYGVENPYYNERIPNEPYFFGSTDVGIIIKDLGKKNNNLNIGYNLRYIDHYSYDFKGIGEDPIWIPSQAVHDLSASYSLFNNKIHLTAEANNLFDKLAYDNYSFQKPGRNFMFKIRYTY; encoded by the coding sequence ATGAAACACTATTTACTATTAATTTTTGCAATTTTTAATATAGGTCAGTTTACTTCTTTTGCACAAGATAAACCAGTTATTATTTCTGGAGTTGTAGAAGATGCGAATGGCAAACCTATTGATTATGCTACAGTCAGCTTATTAGATACTCATCATAGTGAGTTAACAGATAATAAAGGACGATATATTATTAAAGCAAAAAAACATGGGAAGTACAAATTAGTTGTACAACATGTCAGTTATGAATCTAAAGAGTACGCATTTGAAATTAACGCAGAAGAAAGTATAACACATAACTTCAAGCTTGAGACAAACAATTCTTTCTTAGATAATGTAGTACTACAAGTAAAAAAACCTATTGAGAAAGTTAGAGAATCTGCTTATAACGTAGTAGCTATAGATGCTAAACCACTGTATAATACTTCGTTAGATGTAGCTGGGGCATTAGATAGGGTGTCTGGAGTGAAAGTGCGTAAAGACGGCGGGGAAGGATCTGACTATAACTTTTCGATGAATGGATTTAGTGGTAAACACATTCGATTTTTTATAGATGGTGTACCTATGGAAGGTTTTGGTAGTGAGTTTAAAATAAACAACTTACCTATCACTATGGTAGATAGAATCGAAGTATATAAAGGGGTAGTACCTGTGGAGTTTGGATCTGATGCTTTAGGTGGAGTGGTGAATATTATCACGAATAAATCTAAAGAGACTAAAATAGATGCTTCATTTACTACAGGTTCATTCCATACATACAAGAGTCATTTAAATGTAAGTAAAGCATTTAATAATGGTATTGTGGTTCAGTTAAATGCTTTTCAGAACTACTCAGATAATGATTATAAAGTATTAGTTCCTGTGGTAGATCTACAGTCAGGGGTTTATTCTAAAGAAAAGCAATGGGTAAGACGTTTTAATGACCGATTCCAAACTGCTACTGTAGTCGCTAAAGTAGGTGTGGTAGATAAGTCTTATGCTGATCGCTTGATGCTTGGGTTTACTTATGGAGAAGGAAAACGAGGTGTACAGACAGGGACTATCATGGAGAAGGTGTTTGGAGATAAGAAACGTCGTTCTGTAACACTTATGCCTTCATTAGAGTATAGTAAGAAGAATCTATTTATAGATGGATTAGATGTAAGTATTACATCAAATTATAATGGAGGGTATAATCAAAATATAGATACCTCTTCTTATAAATATAACTGGGCAGGTGAACGTATCAAAACGTTAAAACAAGGTGAGTCTGGAGGAGGACCTTCTATGACTAAGTTCTATGATCATAATGGTTCAACGACTTTTAATGTAAATTATAAATTAAATGACAAGCACTCATTTAGTTTTAATGATGTGATGTACTACTTCAACAGAAAGACAAAAGACCCATTAGCTGTAAAAGAAACTCAATCAGAAAAGAACAGTGAGATAAAAAGAAGTAGTTTTAAAAATATTGTGGCACTGTCTTATCGCTATAATATTTTAGATAATCTGAATGTATCTCTATTCGGTAAACACTACAGTATCAAACATACTTATCAAAGTGAAAGCACTAAAGTAGATAAGACGGGATATGGTATCGCTGCTACATACCTGTGGAAAGATCTACAGTTCAAGGCTTCTTATGAAAATACATTTAGACTTCCTACTGATAGTGAATTGTTTGGAGATGGAGACTTAGTATGGGGGAATACAGGTCTAAAACCAGAGCAAGGTAAAAACTATAACCTTAATATAAGTTACTCTGGTGTAATTAATAAAATACATGCAGTATTCGTTGATGTAGGTTTTGTATATAGAGACACGAAAGATTATATCCGTAGTAACCCTTATGGATCAGGATCTCGTGCAACAAGTGTAAATATCGGTGGAGTAGAGAGTTATGGTATTAATGTGGAAGCTCGTTATACTTATAATGACTTTATTTATGCTGGAGGAAGTTTGACTTCTCAAAATATTAGAAGTAAACAGAAGTATACTATTGGTGATTATGGAGTAGAGAATCCATATTATAATGAGAGAATTCCTAATGAGCCTTATTTCTTCGGGTCAACAGATGTGGGGATCATCATTAAAGATTTAGGAAAGAAAAATAACAATTTAAATATAGGATATAACCTTCGCTATATAGATCATTATAGTTATGATTTTAAAGGAATCGGTGAAGACCCTATATGGATTCCATCTCAAGCTGTGCATGATCTAAGTGCTTCATACAGTTTATTTAATAATAAAATACACTTGACAGCAGAGGCAAATAACCTATTCGATAAACTAGCTTATGATAACTATAGTTTTCAAAAACCAGGAAGAAACTTCATGTTTAAAATACGCTATACATACTAA
- the rluF gene encoding 23S rRNA pseudouridine(2604) synthase RluF produces MEKTQTRLNKYLSEVGFCSRREADKLIDEGRVTVNGVIPEMGTKVSEDDEICVNGQLIVNKQEKNIYLAFYKPVGIECTTNTTVRDNIVDYINYPTRIFPIGRLDKDSEGLILMTNDGDIVNKILRQKNNHEKEYIVTVNKPLTDRFIQRMGAGVPILDTVTKKCRVEAISKTVFRIFLTQGLNRQIRRMCEYFDYDVVALKRIRIINISLDVSVGTYRNLKQEELDELNRLIEPSVMTEEASLNRNEESQQSIRRRMTTGKDSGRRDSNGKYSNRRDANNSNDRRPKRNFDREKNDSTNKPKEVKNERLRNRRREN; encoded by the coding sequence ATGGAAAAAACACAAACACGTTTAAATAAATATTTGTCTGAAGTAGGATTCTGTTCTCGTAGAGAAGCGGACAAATTGATTGATGAAGGAAGAGTGACTGTTAATGGTGTTATACCAGAGATGGGTACTAAGGTATCAGAAGACGACGAAATATGCGTTAACGGACAGTTGATAGTTAATAAACAAGAGAAGAATATTTATTTAGCATTCTATAAACCTGTGGGAATAGAATGTACAACAAATACTACCGTACGCGATAATATTGTTGATTATATCAATTATCCTACACGTATTTTCCCAATAGGAAGGTTAGATAAGGATAGTGAAGGATTAATTCTGATGACTAATGATGGTGATATTGTAAATAAGATATTACGTCAAAAGAACAATCACGAGAAAGAATATATAGTAACGGTTAACAAACCTCTTACAGATCGCTTTATTCAACGTATGGGAGCTGGGGTACCTATCTTAGATACAGTAACTAAGAAGTGTCGTGTAGAAGCTATCAGTAAGACAGTGTTTCGAATATTTTTAACGCAAGGATTGAATAGACAGATTCGTCGTATGTGTGAGTATTTTGATTATGATGTAGTCGCTCTAAAGCGTATTCGTATTATTAATATTTCGCTAGATGTATCTGTAGGAACATATAGAAATTTAAAGCAGGAAGAGTTAGACGAGCTTAATCGTCTAATAGAGCCTTCTGTGATGACTGAAGAGGCTAGCTTAAATAGAAATGAAGAGAGTCAGCAGAGTATCCGCCGTCGTATGACTACAGGTAAAGATTCTGGTAGACGAGATAGTAATGGTAAGTATTCTAATAGACGTGATGCTAATAATAGTAATGATAGACGTCCTAAGCGAAATTTCGATAGAGAAAAAAATGACAGTACCAACAAACCTAAAGAAGTAAAGAACGAAAGATTAAGAAATAGAAGGAGAGAGAACTAA
- a CDS encoding Nif3-like dinuclear metal center hexameric protein — protein sequence MKLREVIPVLEEMTPLSYAEGFDNVGLLVGDYNQEVTGILVCHDALEAVIEEAIERKCNMVVCFHPIIFSGMKKITGKSYVERAVIKAIKNDIAIYAIHTALDNHQDGVNKIFCDTLGIGNTSILIPKASYIQKLITYAPRENAEEVRQALFNAGAGAIGNYDLCSFTSEGSGSFRGNEKSTPVIGQALNYKEVEEVKVEVVFEKHLQGKILKALFALDFYEEKAYEIYNLENKLQNVGMGMIGELAEEMDEVAFLQMVKEKTGTGGIRHSALLDKKIKRVAVLGGSGSFAISSALSQKADAFITSDLKYHDFYQAESQIVLADIGHFESERYTKNYITEFLSKKITTFAVILSTVNTNPVNYL from the coding sequence ATGAAATTAAGAGAGGTTATTCCAGTATTAGAAGAAATGACGCCATTGTCTTATGCAGAAGGCTTTGATAATGTAGGGTTATTAGTAGGTGATTATAATCAGGAGGTTACAGGTATTCTAGTATGTCATGATGCTTTAGAAGCTGTTATTGAGGAAGCTATTGAGAGAAAGTGTAATATGGTAGTGTGTTTTCACCCTATTATATTCTCTGGAATGAAGAAAATAACGGGTAAGAGTTATGTAGAACGCGCTGTAATTAAGGCAATAAAGAATGATATTGCTATTTATGCGATTCATACGGCTTTAGATAATCATCAAGATGGAGTGAACAAGATATTCTGTGATACATTAGGAATAGGTAATACAAGTATATTAATCCCCAAGGCGAGTTATATTCAAAAGCTGATTACTTACGCACCTCGAGAGAATGCAGAAGAGGTTAGACAGGCACTGTTTAATGCTGGAGCAGGGGCAATAGGTAACTATGATTTGTGTAGTTTTACTTCTGAAGGAAGTGGGAGTTTTAGGGGAAATGAGAAGAGTACACCTGTTATAGGCCAAGCGTTGAATTATAAAGAAGTAGAAGAAGTGAAAGTAGAAGTGGTCTTTGAGAAACACTTACAAGGTAAGATTTTAAAGGCTTTATTTGCTTTAGATTTTTATGAAGAGAAAGCTTACGAAATATATAATCTTGAGAATAAACTTCAGAATGTAGGAATGGGAATGATCGGTGAGTTAGCAGAAGAGATGGATGAGGTAGCATTTTTACAGATGGTTAAGGAGAAGACAGGTACAGGAGGTATTAGACATAGCGCTCTGTTAGATAAGAAAATAAAAAGGGTAGCTGTATTAGGAGGATCTGGTAGTTTTGCTATAAGTAGTGCATTGTCACAAAAAGCAGATGCATTTATCACATCAGATTTGAAATATCATGACTTTTATCAAGCTGAAAGCCAAATAGTTTTAGCTGATATAGGTCATTTTGAAAGTGAAAGGTATACAAAAAATTATATAACAGAGTTTCTTTCAAAAAAAATAACTACTTTTGCAGTTATTTTATCAACAGTAAATACGAATCCAGTTAACTACTTATAA
- a CDS encoding DUF4374 domain-containing protein translates to MKKRVFSTFAFAMIFGALSVTSCSSDDNSTPTQEEDGTDGGNKIEWKYVIGASASKSSLLLTSNDLKSGEISAKGNGLLALGTSVYTYGGNRAYVFEYRKGDPSGMQSWLLRPDGKLNKHTTVDLPTREEFITNFGKYMIATTGGVKLTTGQKAQAFNFIDGNSGGIKYTSYVNVENIAEKGEYANFAGLETIGNDRFVMAIEPFKITKDDKEDNTSAYRDRAWLAVFKFDESATDNNKKVVLEKVVKSDKMSFAVARYRSSRVSTIGKAGDGNVYLFSPNATNGDGVSFSSKPSAVIKFDSKKGDFDNNYYFNLEEISGTKVYKAFAIGGDYFLLNMFVSPSKASNMAAANKLAVFNVVTGDFKWIEGLPAANDIAAAGAPFVDGKEIFLPVTAESKSFVYSLDAAAAKVTKGLEIKDLADGSIGTIGKISVDK, encoded by the coding sequence ATGAAAAAAAGAGTTTTTTCGACATTTGCTTTCGCTATGATATTTGGAGCATTGTCGGTAACTAGTTGTTCTAGTGATGATAATAGTACTCCTACACAAGAAGAAGATGGAACTGATGGAGGAAATAAAATAGAATGGAAGTACGTGATTGGGGCAAGTGCTTCTAAATCCAGTTTATTATTGACTTCGAATGATCTTAAGTCTGGTGAAATATCTGCAAAAGGTAATGGTCTACTTGCTTTAGGAACTTCAGTTTATACTTATGGTGGGAATAGAGCTTATGTTTTTGAATATAGAAAAGGAGACCCTTCTGGAATGCAGAGTTGGTTATTAAGACCTGATGGAAAATTGAATAAACATACTACGGTTGACTTACCTACTCGTGAGGAGTTTATTACGAATTTCGGTAAATATATGATTGCTACAACTGGTGGTGTGAAATTAACTACAGGACAAAAGGCTCAGGCTTTTAACTTCATCGATGGTAATAGTGGAGGAATAAAGTATACATCTTATGTAAATGTAGAGAACATTGCAGAAAAAGGAGAGTATGCCAACTTCGCAGGTCTTGAAACAATAGGTAATGATCGTTTTGTGATGGCTATCGAACCATTTAAAATCACTAAAGATGATAAAGAAGATAATACTTCTGCTTATAGAGATAGAGCGTGGTTAGCTGTTTTTAAATTTGATGAAAGTGCTACAGATAATAATAAAAAAGTAGTATTAGAAAAAGTGGTTAAGAGTGATAAGATGAGTTTTGCTGTAGCTCGTTATCGTTCTAGTCGTGTATCTACTATTGGAAAAGCGGGGGATGGAAATGTTTATTTATTCTCTCCTAATGCTACTAATGGTGATGGAGTGTCATTCTCAAGTAAACCAAGTGCAGTTATTAAATTTGATTCTAAAAAAGGTGACTTCGATAATAACTATTACTTTAACTTAGAAGAAATATCAGGTACTAAGGTGTATAAAGCATTCGCTATAGGTGGAGATTATTTCTTACTAAATATGTTCGTAAGTCCTAGTAAAGCAAGTAATATGGCAGCGGCTAATAAATTGGCTGTATTTAATGTAGTGACGGGAGACTTTAAATGGATAGAAGGATTACCAGCTGCTAATGACATAGCTGCTGCTGGAGCACCATTTGTTGATGGAAAAGAAATATTTTTACCTGTTACTGCAGAGTCTAAATCATTTGTTTATTCTTTAGATGCTGCAGCTGCTAAGGTTACTAAAGGGTTAGAAATTAAAGACCTTGCAGATGGAAGCATCGGTACGATTGGTAAAATTAGTGTGGATAAGTAA